A stretch of the Flavobacterium aquiphilum genome encodes the following:
- a CDS encoding IS3 family transposase: MEKRKIYDRNFKENAIQLSSERGLRKASRELGTAPALISRWRQELLKYGTASFSGYGNCRLTPEEKIFSKQKIKLNRELKQSKLKIEIWKNGSKYISQGKLMIYHFIESNIDKYKLGIICNVLGVSKISYNKWKNRRISPTQRRINFLKEEITSIFFEYKGIYGSARIAAELQGRGFSIKKRQVAIHMRKLGLVSKIRRNYKLKTVSRFNNPYAFPNILNQQFTVEEPSKAWVSGITRFQTEKELLFLTIIMDLFDRKIIGWSLSNGLTVKETTISAWEMAVQNRKIKTGLIFHSNRGIQYANKMFASKLDSYMFIRRSMNRIGNHSDNSICESFFTFLKSELVDLNMLLTREQIEEKIFEYLH; encoded by the coding sequence ATGGAGAAACGTAAAATCTACGATCGTAATTTTAAAGAAAATGCAATCCAATTGAGCTCTGAAAGAGGTTTGAGAAAAGCCTCAAGAGAACTTGGTACAGCACCTGCACTTATATCTAGATGGCGACAGGAGCTTCTTAAATATGGAACAGCAAGTTTTTCTGGATATGGAAACTGTAGATTAACCCCCGAAGAGAAAATATTTTCCAAACAAAAAATAAAACTTAACAGAGAGCTTAAACAATCAAAACTTAAGATTGAAATTTGGAAGAATGGGAGTAAATATATTTCTCAAGGAAAACTAATGATTTATCATTTTATTGAAAGTAATATAGACAAGTATAAACTTGGAATAATATGCAACGTTTTAGGAGTAAGTAAAATATCATATAATAAATGGAAAAATCGGAGAATTTCTCCGACACAACGTCGAATAAATTTTTTAAAAGAAGAAATAACTTCAATCTTTTTTGAGTACAAAGGAATATATGGCAGTGCAAGAATTGCTGCAGAATTACAAGGTCGAGGCTTTTCGATAAAAAAACGACAAGTTGCCATCCATATGAGAAAACTAGGTTTGGTTAGCAAGATTAGAAGAAATTATAAACTCAAGACTGTTTCACGTTTTAATAATCCTTATGCTTTTCCTAATATTTTAAATCAACAATTTACGGTTGAAGAACCATCTAAAGCTTGGGTCTCAGGGATAACTCGCTTCCAAACAGAAAAGGAACTATTATTCTTAACTATTATTATGGATTTATTTGACAGGAAAATTATAGGTTGGAGCCTGAGTAATGGATTAACTGTCAAGGAAACTACAATATCAGCTTGGGAAATGGCTGTACAAAATCGTAAAATAAAAACGGGTTTAATATTTCATTCTAATAGAGGAATTCAATATGCGAACAAGATGTTTGCTAGTAAATTAGACTCTTATATGTTTATTAGACGAAGTATGAATCGAATAGGAAATCATTCTGATAATTCTATTTGCGAAAGCTTTTTTACTTTTCTTAAATCTGAACTAGTTGATTTAAATATGCTTCTAACAAGAGAGCAAATTGAAGAAAAAATATTTGAATATCTACATTAA
- a CDS encoding helix-turn-helix domain-containing protein, whose amino-acid sequence MNTATKPKHIGRNISRIRELRGMKQEALAAAIGVSQQSVSNIEGSETVDEEKLKVIAEVLGVSTEAIKNYSDETVFNIIGNTYHDNSSSLNYNCTFNPLDKLIESYEENKKLYERLVQAEKDKVEYLEKLLKGK is encoded by the coding sequence ATGAACACAGCAACAAAACCAAAACATATTGGCAGAAATATTAGCCGAATCAGAGAGCTTAGAGGTATGAAACAGGAAGCACTTGCAGCTGCGATTGGAGTGAGTCAGCAATCTGTTTCGAATATCGAAGGAAGTGAGACAGTGGACGAAGAGAAACTAAAAGTTATTGCAGAAGTTTTAGGAGTCTCTACGGAAGCAATCAAAAATTATAGTGATGAAACTGTATTCAATATTATTGGGAATACATATCATGACAATTCATCATCATTAAACTATAACTGCACATTCAACCCTTTAGATAAATTGATTGAGTCTTATGAAGAAAACAAAAAGCTTTACGAACGTCTAGTTCAAGCCGAGAAAGATAAAGTCGAATATTTGGAAAAATTACTAAAAGGGAAGTAG
- a CDS encoding recombinase family protein, producing MKQIADLYVRVSTDEQADKGYSQRNQEEVLKKYCQINNIGIRDIIYEDHSAKTFVRPKWKLLLVNLKRFKNKTDLVLFTKWDRFSRNAGDAYQMINTLRKLGVEPQAIEQPLDLSVPENKMMLAFYLAVPEVENDRRALNVFHGMRRAKKEGRYVSQAPIGYVNRTKDDGSKYISIKEPEASVMRWAFNEIAKGIFCTEDIHKMARKRGIKTGKHSFWLAVRNPLYCGKIRVPQYKDEEGYLVNGQHEAIISEELFYKVQDIVDGRKKVIRPKVETILELPLRGFLKCPVCGKVLSGSKSKGRKKYYAYYHCYKGCTHRSNADEVNHLFIQELMQYAPRKEYKKVYSIIILEAYKEQTKERQNEKAQLLNQIKDYENRLTKARDLLMTNQIDSSDYRDIKSDYGDKLARLQARYSGLNTDDDDIEKLLNQGIENLFRIHSIYENSEFVACRDLIGSIYPENLIFDGIGFRTTRINEAVQLMYLINKQLDSNKKGTNQNIFDLSLMVGDEGFEPPTPSV from the coding sequence ATGAAACAAATAGCAGACCTTTACGTGAGAGTAAGTACAGACGAACAGGCGGACAAAGGGTATTCACAAAGAAACCAAGAAGAAGTACTGAAAAAGTACTGTCAGATTAATAATATTGGAATAAGAGATATTATATATGAAGATCATTCTGCCAAAACATTTGTTAGACCCAAGTGGAAATTGTTATTAGTAAATCTCAAAAGATTTAAAAACAAAACCGATTTGGTTTTGTTTACCAAATGGGACAGGTTTAGCAGGAATGCGGGCGATGCTTATCAAATGATTAATACTTTGAGAAAACTTGGGGTTGAACCCCAAGCCATCGAACAGCCGTTGGATTTGTCTGTTCCTGAAAACAAAATGATGTTGGCTTTTTATCTTGCAGTTCCCGAAGTTGAAAATGACAGAAGGGCTTTAAATGTTTTCCATGGTATGCGAAGAGCAAAAAAAGAAGGCAGATACGTTAGTCAGGCACCAATTGGATATGTTAACCGGACTAAAGATGACGGCAGTAAATATATTTCTATCAAAGAACCAGAAGCTTCAGTAATGCGCTGGGCTTTCAATGAAATAGCTAAAGGGATTTTCTGTACTGAAGATATTCATAAAATGGCGAGAAAGAGAGGGATTAAAACCGGAAAGCACAGCTTTTGGTTGGCGGTTAGAAATCCTCTGTATTGCGGAAAAATTCGTGTACCACAATATAAAGATGAAGAAGGCTATCTTGTAAATGGGCAACACGAAGCTATAATCAGTGAAGAACTGTTTTACAAAGTTCAGGATATTGTTGATGGGCGGAAAAAAGTAATTCGCCCAAAAGTAGAAACAATTCTGGAACTTCCGCTTCGGGGATTTTTAAAATGTCCAGTATGTGGTAAAGTACTTTCAGGTAGTAAATCTAAAGGAAGAAAAAAATATTACGCCTATTATCATTGTTACAAAGGTTGTACTCATCGATCTAATGCAGACGAAGTAAATCATTTGTTCATACAGGAACTTATGCAATATGCTCCAAGGAAAGAGTATAAAAAAGTTTATAGTATAATTATCCTAGAAGCCTATAAAGAACAAACTAAAGAAAGACAAAATGAAAAGGCTCAATTATTGAACCAAATAAAGGATTATGAAAATAGATTGACTAAAGCTCGTGATTTGCTTATGACCAATCAAATTGATTCATCAGATTATAGAGATATAAAATCTGATTATGGAGATAAGTTGGCAAGACTACAAGCGAGATATTCAGGATTGAATACCGATGATGACGATATTGAAAAACTACTGAATCAAGGTATTGAGAACCTATTCAGAATCCATTCTATCTATGAAAATTCAGAGTTTGTGGCATGCAGGGATTTAATCGGTTCAATATATCCTGAGAATTTGATATTTGACGGGATTGGATTTCGAACCACAAGAATCAACGAAGCAGTGCAGTTAATGTACTTGATTAACAAGCAATTAGATTCAAACAAAAAAGGGACAAATCAAAATATTTTTGATTTGTCCCTTATGGTGGGCGATGAGGGGTTCGAACCCCCGACCCCCTCGGTGTAA
- a CDS encoding ABC transporter ATP-binding protein encodes MARFQENDLPKSKITASSLQKAILIFKYADSHKWKFYLGLLFLLLTSVTALAFPKFMGMLVDCVHKKDAHLANEIALGLGLVLLLQSLFSFFRLSLFVNFTENTLANVRLALYTNLVKLPMSFFSQKRVGELNSRISNDITQIQDTLTTTIAEFLRQFILIIGSFAMLASINIKLTIMMVSVVPLVGVAAVIFGRFIRKYSKKVQDQVAESQVVVEETMQGISIVKAFANEWYEIARYKEKIREVVKMGIKGGQFRGFFASFIIICLFGTIVGVVWYGVQLSIAGEITVGELFTFILYSSYVGASSGGIAELYAQMQKAIGATERVFELLDETPEKINASMHVPSVDKLKGDVTFKNVAFSYPTRKEVKVLKDINFSAGYGQKIALVGPSGMGKSTIASLLLRFYDINAGEILIDGKNIYDYDLESLRGNMSIVPQDVILFGGTIKENIAYGKPNATDEEIMIAAKQANALTFIEGFPEKFDTVVGERGIKLSGGQRQRIAIARALLKNPSILILDEATSSLDSESEKLVQEALEVLMEGRTSIIIAHRLSTIRSADQILVLDHGKISEQGTHQELINLENGLYKNLSNLQFSNL; translated from the coding sequence ATGGCTCGATTCCAAGAAAATGATTTACCAAAATCAAAAATTACTGCAAGTTCTTTGCAAAAAGCAATCCTGATTTTCAAATATGCCGATAGTCATAAGTGGAAATTTTATCTTGGATTGTTATTCTTATTACTTACGAGTGTTACTGCTTTGGCCTTTCCTAAGTTTATGGGAATGCTTGTCGATTGTGTTCATAAAAAAGATGCTCATTTAGCGAATGAAATTGCACTTGGCTTAGGATTGGTCTTATTGCTCCAATCTTTATTCTCTTTTTTCAGACTTTCATTGTTTGTGAATTTTACTGAGAACACTTTGGCTAATGTTCGTTTGGCTTTATATACCAATTTGGTAAAACTGCCGATGTCGTTTTTCTCTCAAAAACGTGTTGGGGAATTAAATAGCCGAATCAGTAACGATATTACTCAAATTCAGGATACTTTAACCACAACAATTGCCGAGTTTTTAAGACAGTTTATATTGATTATCGGAAGTTTTGCAATGCTGGCAAGTATCAATATCAAATTGACAATTATGATGGTTTCGGTTGTGCCCTTGGTTGGTGTAGCTGCTGTTATTTTTGGGCGGTTTATTCGTAAATATTCAAAAAAAGTACAGGATCAGGTAGCCGAAAGCCAGGTCGTTGTTGAAGAAACAATGCAGGGAATCAGTATTGTTAAGGCTTTCGCTAATGAGTGGTATGAAATTGCCCGTTACAAAGAGAAGATTAGAGAAGTTGTTAAAATGGGTATTAAAGGAGGTCAATTCAGAGGTTTCTTTGCTTCCTTTATTATCATTTGTTTGTTTGGAACAATTGTGGGTGTAGTTTGGTATGGTGTGCAATTGAGTATAGCCGGCGAAATTACCGTTGGGGAGCTTTTTACCTTTATATTATATTCGAGTTATGTTGGCGCTTCATCAGGTGGAATTGCCGAATTGTATGCACAAATGCAAAAAGCAATTGGAGCTACCGAAAGGGTTTTTGAATTATTGGATGAAACACCAGAGAAAATTAATGCAAGTATGCATGTTCCTTCCGTCGATAAATTAAAAGGTGACGTTACTTTCAAAAATGTTGCTTTTAGTTATCCGACACGAAAAGAAGTAAAAGTTTTGAAAGACATTAATTTCTCGGCTGGTTATGGACAAAAGATTGCTCTTGTTGGGCCAAGCGGAATGGGAAAATCAACTATCGCGTCGTTATTATTACGTTTTTATGATATCAATGCAGGGGAAATTTTAATCGACGGGAAAAATATATACGATTATGATTTAGAAAGCCTTCGCGGAAACATGAGTATTGTGCCTCAGGATGTTATTCTTTTCGGAGGAACAATTAAGGAAAATATTGCTTATGGTAAACCAAATGCTACCGATGAAGAAATTATGATAGCTGCCAAACAAGCCAATGCTCTTACGTTTATAGAAGGTTTTCCGGAAAAATTTGATACTGTTGTTGGAGAAAGAGGAATTAAGCTTTCAGGAGGACAAAGACAGCGAATTGCTATTGCCCGTGCTTTGCTAAAAAATCCATCCATATTGATTTTGGACGAAGCAACTTCTTCTTTGGATAGTGAAAGCGAAAAACTGGTTCAGGAAGCTCTTGAAGTTTTGATGGAAGGAAGAACAAGTATTATTATAGCTCATCGTCTTTCTACAATTCGTTCAGCCGATCAGATTTTGGTACTTGATCATGGAAAAATCAGTGAGCAGGGAACGCATCAGGAATTAATCAATTTGGAAAATGGGTTGTATAAAAACTTAAGTAATTTGCAGTTTAGTAATTTATAG
- a CDS encoding proline dehydrogenase family protein: MDNIFNNTQIAFALKSDTELERAYFLFKLINSQPLVRIGTAVTNFAIKANLPVENLIRATVFDHFCGGVNENDCLSVVDKMYTKGVSSVLDYSVEGKEEENQFDAALEMTLKTIEFAKERQAIPFAVFKPTGLGRLDLYEKVGEKQILSPEEQSEWDRVVARFDQVCSEAHKKNVALLIDAEESWMQDAADDLVTEMMRKYNKEKVIVFNTLQMYRWDRLDYLKKLHEQAKVEGFFIGMKLVRGAYMEKENERAIEKGYPTPICPTKEATDINYDAAVTYMAEHLDTMAIFAGTHNEESTSKLMEIMKAKTISTKDDRIWFGQLYGMSDNISYNLAANGYNIAKYLPFGPVKDVMPYLIRRAEENTSVAGQTSRELSMIKAERSRRKLK; this comes from the coding sequence ATGGATAATATTTTCAATAACACACAAATTGCTTTTGCCCTAAAAAGCGATACGGAGCTTGAAAGAGCTTATTTTCTATTCAAACTAATCAACAGCCAGCCCTTGGTACGTATAGGAACAGCGGTTACAAACTTTGCTATAAAGGCTAATCTTCCTGTTGAAAATCTTATTCGCGCAACAGTATTTGACCATTTTTGCGGCGGCGTAAATGAAAACGACTGTTTATCGGTTGTAGATAAAATGTACACCAAAGGAGTTTCTTCTGTTTTGGATTATTCAGTTGAAGGTAAAGAAGAGGAAAATCAATTTGATGCCGCATTGGAAATGACCTTAAAAACAATTGAATTTGCAAAAGAGCGCCAAGCTATTCCTTTTGCTGTTTTCAAACCGACAGGATTAGGACGTTTGGACTTATATGAAAAAGTAGGAGAGAAACAAATTTTATCTCCAGAAGAACAATCTGAGTGGGATAGAGTAGTGGCTCGTTTCGATCAAGTTTGTAGTGAAGCGCACAAAAAGAATGTTGCCTTGTTGATTGATGCCGAAGAAAGTTGGATGCAAGATGCAGCCGATGATTTGGTTACCGAAATGATGCGTAAATACAACAAAGAAAAAGTGATTGTGTTCAACACGCTTCAAATGTATCGTTGGGATCGTTTGGATTATTTGAAAAAACTGCACGAACAAGCCAAAGTTGAAGGTTTCTTCATCGGAATGAAATTGGTTCGCGGTGCATATATGGAAAAAGAAAATGAGCGAGCAATAGAAAAAGGCTATCCAACACCAATTTGTCCTACTAAAGAAGCCACAGACATCAATTATGACGCTGCTGTTACTTACATGGCTGAACATTTGGATACAATGGCCATTTTTGCAGGAACTCATAACGAAGAAAGCACCAGTAAATTAATGGAAATAATGAAAGCCAAAACAATATCGACTAAAGATGACCGAATTTGGTTTGGACAATTATACGGAATGAGTGACAACATCAGTTACAACTTAGCTGCCAATGGATATAATATTGCCAAATATTTACCTTTTGGTCCCGTAAAAGACGTTATGCCTTATTTAATTCGCCGAGCCGAAGAAAACACATCGGTAGCGGGACAAACCAGCCGAGAACTTTCGATGATTAAAGCAGAACGTAGTAGAAGAAAATTAAAATAG
- the aroB gene encoding 3-dehydroquinate synthase: MQSIQANNYPVHFNGTGYEKLNQHLKENKYSNLFIIADTNTNEHCLSKFLPLLETDLTVEIVEFEAGEINKNIETCIEIWKVLTELGADRKTLIINVGGGVVTDLGGFVASTFKRGVDFIHVPTTLLSMVDASVGGKNGVDLGNLKNQIGVINTPKMVIVDTQYLETVPQNEMRSGLAEMLKHGLIFDKAYWESFLDVKSINYDDLDELIHRSVEIKNIIVMQDPTEKNIRKALNFGHTLGHAIEGYFLENEAKTTLLHGEAIAVGMILESYISWQKNLISKEEYDQIKTTLKSIYDDVVFEENDIDPILELLIHDKKNEYGTIQFALIEGIGKIKINQSVENELILKAFEDYKS; the protein is encoded by the coding sequence ATGCAGTCAATCCAAGCTAATAATTATCCTGTTCATTTCAACGGAACAGGGTATGAAAAACTAAACCAACATCTAAAAGAGAACAAATATTCAAACCTATTTATAATTGCTGACACCAATACAAACGAACATTGTTTGTCTAAATTTCTTCCTTTATTGGAAACAGATTTGACTGTTGAAATAGTAGAGTTTGAAGCTGGTGAAATCAATAAAAATATTGAAACCTGCATCGAAATCTGGAAAGTATTGACAGAACTTGGTGCCGACAGAAAAACATTGATTATTAATGTTGGTGGAGGTGTTGTAACCGATTTAGGTGGATTTGTAGCTTCTACTTTTAAAAGAGGTGTCGATTTTATTCATGTTCCAACAACTTTGTTGTCTATGGTGGATGCTTCTGTGGGCGGAAAAAACGGTGTGGATTTGGGGAATTTGAAAAATCAAATCGGTGTTATCAACACTCCAAAAATGGTAATTGTCGATACACAATATCTTGAAACCGTTCCTCAAAATGAAATGCGTTCCGGGCTTGCCGAAATGTTGAAACACGGACTTATTTTTGATAAAGCCTATTGGGAATCATTTTTGGATGTAAAATCGATTAACTACGATGATTTGGATGAATTGATTCATCGTTCTGTGGAAATTAAGAACATTATCGTGATGCAGGATCCAACAGAAAAGAATATCAGAAAGGCGTTAAATTTCGGACATACTTTGGGACATGCTATTGAAGGTTACTTTTTGGAAAATGAAGCAAAAACTACTTTGTTGCACGGTGAAGCCATTGCTGTGGGAATGATTTTGGAAAGCTATATTTCATGGCAGAAAAATTTGATTTCTAAAGAAGAATACGACCAAATAAAGACAACACTGAAATCTATATATGATGATGTGGTTTTTGAAGAAAATGATATTGATCCAATCCTTGAGTTGTTAATTCATGACAAAAAAAATGAATACGGTACAATACAATTTGCATTGATTGAGGGTATCGGGAAAATAAAAATTAACCAATCTGTAGAGAACGAATTGATTCTAAAGGCTTTTGAGGATTATAAATCTTAG
- a CDS encoding arginine decarboxylase, with translation MNTKYSDLINQTYYFPQEEFKLNKDNLQFHNIDLMKLVETYGTPLKFTYLPQISNNINKAKSWFRKSMEKNKYEAKYYYCYCTKSSHFEYIMNEAFKNNIHIETSSAFDINIVENLLDNGKINKNTFIICNGFKRDQYIDNIARLINNGHKNTIPIIDNYEELDLLQGEIKGKFKIGIRIAAEEEPKFEFYTSRLGIGYKNIVPFYKKEIKENKKLELKMLHFFINTGINDNAYYWNELVKCIKVYVALKKECPTLDSLNIGGGFPIKNSLAFEYDYQYMIDEIINQIKIACDEAEVDVPHIFTEFGSFTVGESGGAIYQVLYQKQQNDREKWNMIDSSFITTLPDTWAINKRFIMLAINRWNDTYERVLLGGMTCDSDDYYNSEQNMNAIYLPKYNKEKPLYLGFFNTGAYQETIGGFGGLQHCLIPQPKHILIDRDENGILATEVFSEAQTAEDVMKILGYNK, from the coding sequence ATGAATACAAAATATTCCGACTTAATAAATCAAACATATTACTTTCCTCAGGAAGAATTCAAATTAAACAAAGATAATCTTCAGTTTCATAATATCGATTTGATGAAATTGGTGGAAACATACGGTACTCCTTTAAAATTTACCTATTTGCCACAAATTTCAAACAACATCAACAAAGCCAAAAGTTGGTTTCGTAAATCGATGGAAAAAAACAAATATGAGGCTAAGTATTACTATTGTTATTGTACAAAAAGTTCTCATTTTGAGTATATTATGAATGAGGCTTTCAAGAATAATATTCATATTGAAACGTCTTCTGCTTTTGATATCAATATTGTTGAAAATTTATTAGATAACGGAAAAATAAATAAAAACACTTTTATCATTTGTAATGGTTTCAAAAGAGACCAATATATTGATAACATTGCGAGATTAATTAATAACGGTCATAAGAATACTATTCCGATTATTGACAATTACGAAGAATTGGATTTGTTGCAGGGAGAAATAAAAGGGAAATTCAAAATTGGAATCCGTATTGCTGCCGAAGAAGAACCAAAATTTGAGTTTTATACTTCAAGATTGGGAATTGGATACAAAAACATTGTTCCTTTCTATAAAAAAGAAATAAAAGAGAATAAAAAATTGGAACTTAAAATGTTACACTTTTTTATTAATACAGGAATCAATGACAATGCTTATTATTGGAATGAGCTTGTAAAATGTATCAAGGTTTATGTTGCTTTGAAAAAAGAATGCCCTACCCTTGACAGTTTGAATATTGGTGGTGGTTTCCCTATCAAAAATTCATTGGCTTTCGAATACGATTACCAATATATGATTGATGAAATTATCAATCAGATTAAAATAGCCTGTGATGAAGCAGAAGTAGATGTTCCTCATATTTTTACTGAATTTGGATCATTTACTGTTGGAGAAAGTGGTGGCGCCATTTATCAGGTGTTGTATCAAAAACAACAAAATGATAGAGAAAAATGGAACATGATTGACTCTTCGTTTATCACTACTTTGCCTGATACTTGGGCAATTAACAAACGTTTCATTATGTTGGCTATCAATAGATGGAATGATACGTACGAGAGGGTTTTACTAGGTGGAATGACTTGTGACAGCGATGATTACTACAACTCGGAACAAAACATGAACGCTATTTATTTGCCAAAATACAATAAAGAAAAACCATTGTATTTAGGATTTTTCAACACTGGAGCCTATCAAGAGACAATTGGTGGTTTTGGAGGATTGCAACACTGTTTGATTCCGCAGCCAAAACACATTTTAATAGACCGTGATGAGAACGGAATATTGGCAACCGAAGTGTTTTCAGAAGCGCAAACAGCTGAAGACGTAATGAAAATATTAGGTTATAATAAATAA
- a CDS encoding deoxyhypusine synthase family protein: MSKGPISQFIEKHYLHFNSASLVDAAKAYEQQLANGAKMMVTMAGAMSTAEIGKIFSEIIRQDKVQIISCTGANLEEDIMNLVAHSHYERVPHYRDLTPQDEWDLLERGLNRVTDTCIPEHEAFRRLQKHIYKIWKDADDKGERYFPHEFMYKMLLSGVLEEYYEIDLKDSWMYAAAEKNLPIIVPGWEDSTMGNIFASYVIKGELKASTMKSGIEYMTFLSDWYTKNSSNGVGFFQIGGGIAGDFPICVVPMLYQDMEMHDIPFWSYFCQISDSTTSYGSYSGAVPNEKITWGKLDINTPKFIIESDATIVAPLIFAYLLDL; this comes from the coding sequence ATGAGTAAAGGACCAATCAGTCAATTTATTGAGAAGCATTATTTGCATTTCAATTCTGCCTCTTTAGTTGACGCTGCAAAGGCATACGAACAGCAATTAGCCAATGGTGCAAAAATGATGGTAACTATGGCCGGTGCTATGAGTACAGCCGAAATTGGAAAGATTTTTTCCGAAATAATTCGTCAGGATAAAGTTCAAATTATTTCTTGTACAGGTGCTAACCTTGAGGAAGATATTATGAATTTGGTAGCGCATTCACATTATGAAAGAGTGCCACATTACCGTGATTTGACTCCGCAAGATGAGTGGGATTTATTGGAAAGAGGATTGAATAGAGTTACTGATACCTGTATTCCTGAACACGAAGCATTCCGTCGTCTTCAAAAGCACATTTACAAAATTTGGAAAGATGCTGATGATAAAGGAGAAAGATATTTTCCTCATGAATTCATGTATAAAATGTTGTTATCCGGTGTGTTGGAAGAATATTATGAAATTGACTTAAAAGACAGCTGGATGTATGCTGCTGCCGAGAAAAATTTACCTATTATTGTTCCGGGATGGGAAGACAGTACAATGGGTAATATTTTTGCTTCTTATGTAATTAAAGGCGAATTGAAAGCTTCTACTATGAAATCTGGTATTGAATATATGACTTTCTTATCCGATTGGTACACAAAAAATAGTTCTAATGGTGTTGGATTCTTCCAAATTGGTGGTGGTATCGCTGGAGACTTCCCAATATGTGTTGTTCCAATGTTGTACCAAGACATGGAAATGCACGATATTCCATTTTGGAGTTATTTTTGCCAAATTTCAGATTCAACAACTAGTTACGGATCTTACTCCGGAGCGGTTCCTAATGAAAAGATTACTTGGGGTAAATTAGATATTAATACTCCAAAATTCATTATCGAGTCTGATGCTACTATTGTGGCTCCGTTAATTTTTGCATATTTGTTAGATCTATAA
- a CDS encoding DNA primase has product MKRIIVDYAKLTNEILNLLVEKFPDGYDDSDIIRFRNAKNELVEAVEVRTEDTIYLVKVSTKLADRIGNYEDDDDMDEVVEPISGIELDVDDDDAPSADDDEDENLDKPDVDGEDDEDDDKDVADDDDDDDED; this is encoded by the coding sequence ATGAAGAGAATAATAGTTGATTACGCCAAATTGACCAATGAAATTTTAAATCTTTTGGTTGAAAAATTCCCAGATGGTTATGATGATTCTGATATCATTCGATTTAGAAATGCTAAAAATGAACTGGTTGAAGCTGTTGAAGTTAGAACCGAAGACACTATCTATTTAGTAAAAGTTAGTACTAAATTGGCTGATAGAATTGGTAATTATGAAGACGATGATGATATGGATGAAGTAGTAGAACCAATCAGCGGAATAGAATTGGATGTTGATGATGATGACGCTCCTTCTGCCGATGATGATGAAGATGAAAACTTGGACAAACCGGATGTTGATGGTGAGGACGATGAGGATGACGACAAAGATGTAGCCGATGATGATGACGATGACGACGAAGATTAA